Proteins found in one Corynebacterium zhongnanshanii genomic segment:
- the efp gene encoding elongation factor P, with translation MATTADFKNGLVLKIDNKLQQIIEFQHVKPGKGPAFVRTKLKDVVSGKIIDKTFNAGVKVETATVDRRDMTYLYNDGTNFVLMDVKDFEQVELAPHLMGEGAKFLLENATVQVSFHEGEPLFAELPVSVELRVEHTDPGLQGDRSNAGTKPATLETGAEIQVPLFVETGNVVKVDTRDGSYLSRVNN, from the coding sequence GTGGCAACCACCGCAGATTTTAAGAACGGTCTGGTGCTGAAGATCGACAACAAGCTTCAGCAGATCATCGAGTTCCAGCACGTGAAGCCGGGCAAGGGCCCAGCATTCGTGCGCACCAAGCTGAAGGACGTTGTGTCCGGAAAGATCATCGACAAGACCTTCAACGCTGGTGTGAAGGTGGAGACGGCCACCGTTGACCGTCGCGACATGACCTACCTCTACAATGACGGCACCAACTTCGTGCTGATGGATGTCAAGGACTTCGAGCAGGTGGAGCTGGCTCCTCACTTGATGGGCGAGGGCGCGAAGTTCCTGCTGGAGAACGCCACCGTGCAGGTGTCCTTCCATGAGGGCGAGCCTTTGTTCGCCGAGCTTCCTGTGTCCGTGGAACTGCGTGTGGAGCACACCGATCCGGGCCTGCAGGGTGACCGCTCCAACGCCGGTACGAAGCCAGCAACCCTGGAGACCGGTGCTGAGATCCAGGTTCCTCTGTTCGTGGAGACCGGAAACGTTGTCAAGGTTGATACCCGCGACGGCTCCTACCTGTCGCGCGTGAACAACTAA
- the nusB gene encoding transcription antitermination factor NusB — translation MTNKDSKFSRLGSRTKARRRAVDILYEAEFRDIDPVEIVEDRITLSKDPDNRVNPVPEYTQKIVEGVAVHLDAIDEAIAVHLSSEWRLDRLPAVERAVLRVSSWELMFHGEDVPRDVAVKEGIQLAAAYSHVKASSYVNAVLDGVARDIDIKAADAAVAAREADGPTGQAEDFNPEVGDFIVPEDPSDT, via the coding sequence GTGACGAACAAAGATTCCAAGTTTTCCCGCCTGGGTAGCCGCACCAAGGCTCGCCGCCGGGCGGTGGACATCCTGTACGAGGCTGAGTTCCGGGACATCGATCCGGTAGAGATCGTTGAGGACCGCATCACCCTGTCCAAGGATCCTGACAATCGGGTGAACCCCGTGCCGGAATACACGCAGAAAATCGTCGAGGGCGTGGCGGTTCATCTGGATGCGATCGACGAGGCCATTGCCGTGCACTTGTCCTCCGAGTGGCGCTTGGATCGTCTACCGGCGGTGGAGCGCGCGGTACTTCGTGTGTCCTCCTGGGAGCTCATGTTCCATGGTGAGGATGTCCCCCGCGATGTAGCAGTGAAGGAAGGCATCCAACTGGCCGCGGCCTACTCACACGTGAAGGCCTCCAGCTATGTCAACGCTGTGTTGGACGGCGTGGCCCGGGACATCGATATCAAGGCAGCCGATGCGGCGGTTGCGGCCCGTGAGGCCGATGGCCCCACGGGCCAGGCGGAGGATTTTAACCCCGAGGTAGGGGACTTTATTGTCCCCGAGGATCCGTCCGATACCTAA
- the aroC gene encoding chorismate synthase, which yields MLRWTTAGESHGQALVSLVENLPAGLEITREEISRQLARRRLGYGRGARMKFEADEVTLLGGVRHGKTLGSPVAIMVGNTEWPKWTTIMSSDPLDYSDEEVAKEMSSGRGAQLTRPRPGHADFSGMVKYNHEEARPILERSSARETAARVAAGTLARAVLREVLGVEVLSHVISIGRSEPYEGPLPEFKDLEKIDASPVRAFTQDAEDSMVEQIKAAKKSGDTLGGIVEVVVQGLPIGLGSHVSGEQRLDAQLAQAVMSIQAIKGVEIGDGFEEARRRGSEAHDEMHRNEDTGSVERFTNRAGGLEGGMTNGETLVVRAAMKPISTVPRALKTIDMTTGEAATGIHQRSDVCAVPAAGVVAETMVALVLARAVLEKFGGDSIEETKRNYKAYQDYVAERLNWDDAEPGSS from the coding sequence ATGCTTCGATGGACAACTGCCGGCGAATCGCACGGCCAAGCGTTGGTATCACTGGTGGAGAATCTTCCTGCAGGTCTGGAGATTACGCGTGAAGAGATTTCCCGACAGCTCGCCCGTCGCCGCCTCGGATATGGCCGTGGCGCGCGCATGAAGTTTGAGGCCGACGAGGTCACGCTCCTCGGCGGCGTGCGCCACGGCAAGACGCTGGGTAGCCCCGTGGCCATCATGGTCGGCAACACGGAGTGGCCGAAATGGACCACGATCATGTCCTCGGACCCACTGGATTACTCCGATGAGGAGGTCGCGAAGGAGATGTCCAGCGGCCGTGGTGCGCAGCTCACTCGCCCGCGTCCGGGCCATGCGGATTTCTCCGGCATGGTGAAGTACAACCACGAGGAAGCCCGTCCGATCCTCGAGCGCTCCTCGGCCCGCGAAACCGCAGCGCGCGTGGCAGCCGGCACCCTCGCCCGAGCCGTGTTGCGTGAGGTCTTGGGCGTAGAGGTGCTCAGCCACGTCATCTCCATCGGCCGCTCCGAACCTTACGAGGGCCCACTGCCGGAGTTCAAGGACCTGGAGAAAATCGACGCCTCACCGGTGCGCGCATTCACCCAAGACGCTGAAGATTCCATGGTGGAGCAGATCAAGGCCGCGAAAAAGTCCGGCGATACCTTGGGAGGCATCGTCGAGGTGGTCGTCCAGGGACTGCCGATCGGACTGGGCTCCCATGTGTCCGGCGAGCAGCGCCTGGATGCACAGCTCGCCCAAGCGGTCATGAGCATTCAGGCCATCAAGGGAGTGGAGATCGGAGATGGCTTCGAGGAGGCACGCCGCCGTGGATCCGAGGCCCACGACGAGATGCACCGCAATGAGGACACGGGTTCCGTGGAGCGCTTCACGAACCGAGCCGGCGGCCTGGAAGGCGGCATGACCAACGGGGAAACCCTCGTTGTTCGCGCCGCCATGAAGCCGATCTCTACAGTGCCACGCGCCCTGAAGACCATCGACATGACCACCGGTGAAGCGGCTACGGGTATTCACCAGCGCTCCGATGTGTGCGCCGTTCCCGCCGCCGGCGTGGTGGCCGAAACCATGGTGGCGTTGGTTCTGGCCCGCGCGGTGCTGGAGAAGTTCGGTGGGGACTCCATCGAGGAGACGAAGCGGAACTACAAGGCCTACCAGGACTACGTGGCCGAGCGCCTGAACTGGGATGACGCAGAACCAGGATCGTCCTAA
- a CDS encoding M24 family metallopeptidase, whose translation MTSHTIDFASRRQRVAQRISDAGHGALLVTDLKNIRYLTGFSGSHAVLLLRADASAIIATDGRYSTQIKLQTGEPEDVDIRIVSDAFGEVIGAGDKFAVEPGLTVGQAARIGDMSSLSVLTNAVEDERLIKDEAEVQALLEAGRLADTVWQEFLADGGIQAEMREIDAAADLEHRLRLAGADALSFDTILASGINGAKPHAGVSQDVIVPGLVTVDFGVYLNGYASDQTRTVCVGQPNDLAAELYDIVYRSQKAGEEALAPGVALRDVDRACRAVIEEAGYGDFFVHSTGHGVGLDVHEAPRAASGVPEDSVLKPGMTITVEPGIYLPGQTGLRIENTYIITEEGAVSCQASPTELTVIDVIE comes from the coding sequence GTGACATCTCACACCATTGATTTTGCTTCTCGCCGTCAGCGTGTCGCTCAGCGCATCTCCGATGCGGGGCATGGCGCGTTGTTGGTCACTGATTTAAAGAATATCCGCTACCTCACGGGGTTCTCCGGCTCACATGCGGTGCTGTTGCTGCGCGCCGACGCGTCGGCAATCATCGCCACCGATGGGCGCTACAGCACGCAGATAAAGCTTCAGACCGGCGAGCCCGAGGACGTGGACATCAGGATCGTCTCCGACGCGTTCGGCGAGGTCATTGGCGCGGGAGACAAGTTCGCGGTCGAGCCGGGGTTGACGGTCGGCCAGGCCGCGCGCATTGGGGACATGTCCAGCCTTTCTGTCCTCACCAATGCGGTGGAGGACGAGCGGCTCATCAAGGACGAGGCCGAGGTGCAGGCCCTGCTGGAGGCGGGCCGCTTGGCCGATACGGTGTGGCAGGAGTTCCTCGCCGACGGTGGGATCCAGGCTGAAATGAGGGAGATCGACGCCGCCGCGGATTTGGAACACCGCCTGCGCCTGGCCGGCGCCGATGCCTTGAGCTTTGACACTATCCTCGCCAGCGGTATCAACGGGGCGAAGCCTCACGCGGGTGTGAGCCAGGACGTGATCGTTCCGGGGCTGGTCACGGTTGATTTCGGTGTGTATCTCAACGGCTATGCGTCGGATCAAACCCGAACGGTATGCGTGGGCCAGCCGAACGATCTCGCTGCCGAACTCTACGACATTGTCTACCGTTCGCAGAAGGCCGGGGAGGAAGCACTTGCTCCCGGCGTGGCACTGCGCGATGTGGATCGCGCCTGCCGTGCGGTCATTGAGGAGGCCGGCTATGGAGATTTCTTCGTGCACTCCACGGGGCACGGTGTGGGACTCGACGTCCACGAGGCTCCGCGGGCAGCTTCCGGTGTGCCGGAGGACAGCGTGTTAAAGCCGGGCATGACAATCACCGTGGAGCCCGGGATCTACCTTCCCGGTCAGACGGGATTGCGCATTGAAAACACGTACATCATCACCGAGGAGGGAGCGGTGAGCTGCCAGGCCTCGCCCACGGAGCTCACGGTGATCGACGTGATAGAATGA
- the aroB gene encoding 3-dehydroquinate synthase: MSQDHSSIHVASASPYDVLISRGSQWAAQSIAEALPNSGRVLIIHQPALQTRAVAVAEALASTGKDVTCFQIEDAEDGKTIDSAARCWDACAEAGLGRADAIVGIGGGAATDLAGFIAATWMRGIKVVQYPTTLLAMVDAAVGGKTGINTEAGKNLVGSFHEPTAVIIDLEVLDTLPAEEIVAGSAEIIKAGFIADTEILDIYEQDPAAALDPRGSLPELISRAITVKANVVAQDLKESSLREILNYGHTYGHAVEHHENYRWRHGHAVAVGMVFEAELAQAAGLLSAEDVQRHRSILESVGLPTSYGAASLETLMTAMGRDKKNKGGKIRFVVLEAVGNPTRLEGPSEELLQQAYSRTQG; the protein is encoded by the coding sequence ATGTCACAGGACCACTCGAGCATTCACGTAGCCTCCGCTTCTCCGTATGACGTCCTCATCAGCCGTGGATCCCAGTGGGCCGCGCAGAGCATTGCTGAGGCGCTGCCGAACTCCGGTCGGGTGCTCATCATCCATCAGCCGGCATTGCAGACGCGCGCTGTGGCGGTTGCGGAAGCGTTGGCGTCGACGGGAAAGGACGTCACCTGCTTCCAGATTGAGGACGCCGAAGACGGCAAAACCATCGATAGCGCCGCGCGATGCTGGGACGCGTGCGCGGAGGCCGGGCTGGGACGAGCGGATGCCATCGTGGGCATTGGTGGCGGCGCGGCGACGGACCTGGCCGGGTTCATCGCGGCAACGTGGATGCGCGGAATCAAGGTTGTGCAGTACCCCACCACATTGCTGGCGATGGTAGACGCCGCTGTGGGTGGCAAGACGGGAATTAATACCGAGGCCGGCAAGAATCTTGTAGGAAGTTTCCATGAACCCACCGCCGTGATTATCGATCTGGAGGTGCTGGACACCCTGCCGGCCGAGGAGATCGTGGCGGGTAGCGCGGAGATCATCAAGGCAGGGTTCATTGCCGATACAGAGATTCTGGACATCTACGAGCAGGATCCAGCCGCGGCGCTTGACCCTCGGGGTAGCCTTCCCGAGCTCATCAGCAGAGCCATCACGGTGAAGGCGAACGTCGTTGCTCAGGATCTGAAGGAGTCCAGCCTCCGCGAGATTCTGAACTACGGACACACCTACGGACACGCCGTGGAACACCACGAGAATTACCGGTGGCGCCACGGGCACGCGGTGGCCGTCGGCATGGTTTTTGAGGCAGAGTTGGCGCAGGCGGCGGGTCTGTTGAGCGCCGAGGATGTGCAGCGGCATCGCAGCATTTTGGAGTCCGTGGGCCTGCCCACGTCCTATGGCGCTGCAAGCCTGGAGACCCTCATGACCGCGATGGGACGGGATAAGAAAAACAAGGGCGGGAAAATCCGCTTCGTTGTTCTAGAGGCCGTGGGAAACCCAACGCGGCTGGAGGGCCCGTCAGAGGAATTGCTTCAGCAGGCATATTCACGGACACAGGGTTAA
- a CDS encoding shikimate dehydrogenase: MSAADGVRGAEPGTFLSIEEFLTLAETFPDRLCAVLGRPIEHSKSPVLHNTAAAAAGIEDFLYVRVEAGERDEVSRLLTDSGASVAGFSVTMPGKSAALELADKVTERATRIGSANTLVPQPDGTWLADNTDVVGVQRCLEHCAAEGIDYAGTHAVVVGNGGTARPAIAALGELGVSRVTVLARSERALQVRDLVTSYGMEFEWLTFDADQVAERCAEASVVINTIPSAAVEPYTDLLVRARSVVDVIYDPYPPALIAAAQRAGIPHADGLRMLAGQAEEQFRYFTGQYPPQGLMLRTVAP, translated from the coding sequence ATGTCCGCAGCTGACGGCGTGCGCGGGGCAGAGCCCGGCACATTCCTATCCATCGAGGAGTTTCTGACGCTCGCGGAGACATTCCCGGACCGACTGTGTGCGGTGTTGGGGCGCCCCATCGAGCATTCGAAGTCGCCGGTGTTGCACAACACGGCGGCCGCAGCGGCGGGCATTGAGGACTTTCTCTACGTGCGCGTGGAGGCCGGAGAGCGCGATGAGGTGTCTCGCCTGCTGACGGACAGTGGGGCGTCCGTGGCCGGGTTCTCCGTCACGATGCCGGGGAAGTCTGCAGCTCTGGAGCTTGCGGATAAGGTGACCGAGCGTGCCACGCGCATTGGCAGCGCGAACACCCTGGTGCCGCAGCCCGACGGCACGTGGTTAGCGGATAACACCGACGTGGTTGGAGTGCAGCGCTGCCTGGAGCACTGTGCGGCTGAGGGAATTGACTACGCCGGAACCCACGCGGTGGTCGTCGGAAACGGGGGAACGGCACGGCCCGCCATCGCGGCCCTCGGGGAGCTCGGGGTGAGCCGGGTGACGGTGCTAGCCCGGTCAGAGCGCGCGCTGCAGGTCCGCGATCTGGTGACCAGCTACGGCATGGAGTTCGAGTGGTTGACCTTCGATGCCGATCAGGTTGCCGAGCGGTGCGCTGAGGCTAGCGTGGTCATCAACACCATTCCGTCGGCGGCGGTCGAACCGTACACGGACCTGTTGGTGCGCGCACGCTCAGTGGTGGACGTGATTTATGATCCCTACCCACCGGCCCTGATTGCCGCAGCGCAGCGCGCGGGCATTCCTCACGCCGATGGTTTGCGTATGCTGGCGGGACAAGCTGAGGAGCAGTTCCGCTATTTCACGGGTCAGTATCCTCCGCAAGGGCTGATGCTGCGAACTGTAGCGCCGTAG
- the pyrR gene encoding bifunctional pyr operon transcriptional regulator/uracil phosphoribosyltransferase PyrR has product MNSADSAAADHSVVLLDSDDVSRTVARIAHQIIEKTALDSHEAARVVLLGIPSGGVPLAARLAENIRTFSGVDVFHGSLDITLYRDDLRNTAHRALKPTHVPHEGVDGATVILVDDVLYSGRSIRAALDALRDLGRAGIVQVATLIDRGHRQLPIRADYVGKNIPTASGEDVVVELAELDGQDLVTLHRSITTTHGSSEG; this is encoded by the coding sequence ATGAACTCGGCAGATTCTGCGGCGGCAGACCATAGCGTTGTCCTTCTGGACAGTGATGATGTCTCCCGCACTGTCGCGCGCATCGCGCACCAAATTATTGAAAAAACTGCCCTGGACTCACACGAGGCTGCCCGGGTTGTGTTATTGGGCATTCCGTCAGGCGGAGTGCCGCTGGCAGCGCGTTTGGCAGAGAATATTCGCACGTTTTCTGGGGTAGACGTGTTCCACGGCTCGTTAGACATCACCCTCTACCGTGATGATCTGCGCAACACCGCCCATCGTGCGCTGAAGCCCACCCATGTTCCCCACGAAGGAGTGGACGGCGCCACCGTCATCCTGGTGGATGACGTCCTGTATTCCGGCCGTTCCATCCGTGCCGCATTGGATGCGCTCCGGGACTTGGGCCGTGCCGGAATCGTGCAGGTCGCCACGCTCATTGACCGCGGCCATCGCCAGCTTCCCATCCGCGCGGACTATGTGGGTAAGAACATTCCCACGGCCTCGGGGGAGGACGTTGTTGTGGAGTTGGCCGAGCTCGATGGGCAGGATCTGGTGACGTTGCATCGCAGCATCACGACCACTCACGGCTCCAGCGAGGGATAG
- a CDS encoding aspartate carbamoyltransferase catalytic subunit — protein sequence MKHLLSIDDLSAEEITLLMDEADRFREALEGREVKKLPTLRGRTIFTMFYENSTRTRSSFETAGKWMSADVINVSASGSSVKKGESLKDTALTLKAVGADAIVMRHPSSGAARQVAGWLGDTAVVNAGDGSHQHPTQALLDAVTMRRELGEISGKKIVIVGDILHSRVARSNAQLLTTLGAEVVFVAPPTLLPFGVDQWGVRVSHSMDEEIHDADVVMMLRVQAERMNGGFFPSHREYATRYGLSRARREAMREDALVMHPGPMLRGMEINDDVADHSRTVVLNQVTAGVHVRMAVLFTLLVGQSGDEGPVASSAGV from the coding sequence ATGAAGCATCTTTTGAGTATCGATGATCTTTCCGCTGAGGAGATCACCCTGCTGATGGATGAGGCCGACCGTTTTCGGGAGGCCTTGGAGGGCAGGGAGGTGAAGAAGCTTCCGACCCTGCGTGGCCGGACGATCTTCACCATGTTTTATGAGAACTCCACGCGTACCCGTTCGTCCTTCGAGACGGCCGGCAAGTGGATGAGCGCGGACGTCATCAATGTCAGCGCGTCCGGGTCGAGTGTGAAGAAGGGCGAGTCGCTCAAGGACACGGCGTTAACCCTCAAGGCCGTGGGCGCGGACGCGATCGTGATGCGCCATCCGTCGTCGGGTGCGGCGCGTCAGGTGGCCGGTTGGCTGGGGGACACGGCCGTGGTGAACGCTGGCGATGGTTCTCATCAGCACCCCACGCAAGCTCTGCTGGATGCGGTCACGATGCGCCGGGAGCTCGGCGAGATCAGCGGGAAGAAGATCGTCATCGTGGGCGACATTTTGCACTCCCGCGTTGCCCGCTCCAATGCGCAGCTGCTCACCACCTTGGGTGCCGAGGTAGTCTTCGTGGCACCACCGACGTTGCTCCCGTTCGGGGTGGATCAGTGGGGCGTGCGCGTCTCCCACTCCATGGACGAGGAAATCCACGACGCCGACGTGGTCATGATGTTGCGCGTTCAGGCCGAACGCATGAATGGTGGGTTCTTCCCATCCCATCGTGAATACGCAACGCGCTATGGATTGTCGCGTGCACGCAGGGAAGCCATGCGCGAGGATGCGTTGGTGATGCACCCTGGCCCGATGCTGCGCGGCATGGAAATTAATGACGATGTTGCCGATCATTCGCGCACCGTGGTGCTCAACCAGGTGACGGCGGGTGTTCATGTCCGCATGGCGGTGCTGTTTACGCTGCTGGTGGGACAGTCAGGCGACGAAGGCCCGGTAGCCTCATCGGCTGGGGTTTAA
- the mltG gene encoding endolytic transglycosylase MltG: MSPTSSVKPKYRRRRQHAAALAIALVILLVVCSGFVYYKRNVVGNRDFEGSGNGTTVMVRVEPGDSISSIASDLVDKKVVGSRRALMNAADKDQPNLQAGYYAMQEEMSASSALAALGDETRRRGVVDIPNGLTLDDVTVVNGETRKGIYSLISEQTCQDEHTCISPDELREAVTSTSPEDLGVPSWAVQAVSAHDNDPRRIEGLIVPGIHLFDPTSDAKSIMTSILKVSAENIEKTGIQQAAATVGLKPYEMLTAASLVEREAPEGDFDKVARVILNRLNEDMKLEFDSTVNYGLDAQEVATTTADRQRETPWNTYAKKGLPDTPIASPGIQALHAIENPAEGDWLYFVTIDKNGTTVFNREFDDHQNATAESIRNGVLDSNR, from the coding sequence ATGAGCCCTACTAGCTCCGTGAAGCCAAAGTATCGCCGACGCCGTCAGCATGCCGCTGCACTGGCCATCGCTTTGGTTATTTTGCTGGTCGTCTGTTCTGGCTTTGTGTATTACAAGCGCAACGTTGTCGGCAACCGAGACTTTGAGGGATCGGGCAATGGAACGACCGTCATGGTGCGCGTGGAACCCGGTGATTCTATTTCCTCCATCGCCTCTGACTTGGTGGACAAGAAGGTGGTGGGCTCCCGGCGTGCTCTCATGAATGCAGCCGACAAGGATCAGCCAAACCTTCAGGCGGGCTACTACGCCATGCAGGAAGAAATGAGCGCTTCCTCTGCACTCGCGGCCCTGGGGGATGAGACGCGGCGTCGGGGCGTTGTCGACATCCCGAACGGCCTCACCCTCGACGACGTCACGGTAGTCAACGGTGAGACACGCAAGGGCATCTACTCGCTCATTTCTGAGCAGACATGCCAGGACGAGCACACGTGCATCAGCCCAGATGAACTGCGTGAGGCCGTGACCTCCACCAGCCCTGAGGATCTGGGCGTGCCGAGCTGGGCCGTGCAGGCCGTCAGCGCTCATGACAATGATCCACGACGCATCGAGGGCCTCATCGTTCCCGGTATCCACCTGTTCGACCCTACCTCGGATGCGAAGTCCATCATGACCTCTATTTTGAAGGTCTCCGCGGAGAACATTGAGAAGACGGGCATCCAGCAGGCCGCAGCAACCGTGGGTCTGAAGCCCTACGAGATGCTGACCGCCGCCTCCCTGGTGGAGCGCGAGGCGCCGGAGGGCGACTTCGACAAGGTGGCCCGCGTGATCCTGAACCGTCTCAACGAAGACATGAAGCTGGAGTTCGACTCCACGGTTAACTACGGACTGGACGCCCAGGAGGTGGCGACCACCACCGCCGATCGTCAGCGGGAAACCCCGTGGAACACCTATGCGAAGAAGGGACTGCCGGATACCCCGATCGCGTCCCCAGGCATTCAGGCACTGCACGCCATCGAGAATCCCGCCGAGGGTGACTGGTTGTACTTCGTGACGATCGACAAGAACGGCACCACAGTGTTTAACCGCGAGTTCGATGATCACCAAAACGCCACGGCGGAGTCCATCCGCAATGGTGTGCTGGACTCCAACCGCTAG
- a CDS encoding dihydroorotase, translated as MTSQNQNSYPATGTLADHPRGADSEVLLKGVVIYGEGEPQDVLLRDGVIAEIGSGLSSEGETLDLQGQILLPGLVDMHVHLREPGREDTETIATGSASAAQGGFTAVFTMANTAPVTDNPSIAETVWFKGQNTNLCDVHPVGSISKGLEGKDLTEFGMMADSDAKVRMFSDDGKCVDDPRLMRRAIEYSKGVDVLLAQHCEEPRLTETAVAHEGATSARLGLSGWPRVAEESIVARDAIMARDYGGRLHICHASTEGTVELLKWAKEQDIPLTAEVTPHHLLLTDEKLESYDGVYRVNPPLREQRDVQALRQALIDGVIDCVATDHAPHGSEEKCCEFDRARPGMLGLETSLALIAQIFVLNGDQDWRFVARVMSERPAEITKLPGHGRPIAVGEPANLCVVDTSDEWVAYGEEMASKSRNTPYEGMTMPVRVSTTVLRGKVTCRDGKASV; from the coding sequence ATGACGAGCCAGAACCAGAATTCTTACCCGGCCACGGGAACCTTGGCGGATCACCCGCGAGGTGCTGACAGTGAAGTGCTCCTCAAGGGCGTGGTGATCTACGGCGAGGGCGAGCCACAGGATGTGTTGCTGCGCGATGGTGTGATCGCGGAGATCGGCTCAGGCTTGAGCAGTGAGGGCGAGACGCTAGACCTTCAGGGCCAGATTCTCCTGCCGGGGCTTGTGGACATGCACGTGCACTTGAGGGAGCCGGGCCGTGAGGACACGGAGACGATCGCCACCGGTTCCGCGTCGGCGGCGCAGGGTGGTTTCACGGCTGTGTTTACGATGGCCAACACCGCGCCCGTCACCGACAACCCATCCATCGCCGAGACGGTGTGGTTCAAGGGACAGAACACAAACCTCTGCGATGTGCACCCCGTCGGTTCCATCTCCAAGGGGCTGGAGGGCAAGGACCTCACGGAGTTCGGTATGATGGCCGATTCCGATGCGAAGGTGCGGATGTTCTCCGACGACGGCAAGTGCGTGGACGATCCTCGCCTGATGCGCCGCGCCATCGAGTACTCCAAGGGAGTGGACGTACTGCTGGCTCAGCACTGCGAAGAGCCGCGACTGACGGAGACGGCTGTGGCGCACGAGGGCGCGACGTCGGCGCGGTTGGGCCTGTCCGGATGGCCGCGCGTGGCGGAGGAATCCATCGTTGCGCGTGACGCGATCATGGCCCGTGACTACGGCGGTCGCCTGCACATTTGCCATGCCTCAACGGAGGGCACCGTGGAGCTGCTGAAGTGGGCGAAGGAGCAGGATATTCCTCTGACCGCGGAGGTCACTCCTCACCACCTGCTGCTCACGGATGAGAAGCTGGAATCCTATGACGGCGTGTACCGCGTCAACCCACCGTTGCGCGAGCAGCGGGATGTTCAGGCACTCCGGCAGGCCCTCATCGACGGAGTGATCGACTGCGTGGCCACCGACCACGCGCCGCACGGCTCGGAAGAAAAGTGCTGCGAGTTTGACCGAGCTCGCCCGGGCATGCTGGGGCTGGAAACGTCGCTGGCGCTGATTGCGCAGATCTTCGTCCTCAATGGAGATCAGGATTGGCGCTTCGTGGCACGCGTGATGTCGGAGCGCCCAGCGGAGATCACCAAGCTGCCGGGACACGGTCGACCGATCGCGGTGGGGGAGCCAGCCAACCTCTGCGTGGTCGATACCTCCGACGAATGGGTAGCGTATGGAGAAGAGATGGCATCCAAGTCTCGCAACACCCCCTATGAAGGAATGACTATGCCCGTGCGTGTGTCCACCACTGTGTTGAGGGGCAAGGTCACGTGCCGAGATGGAAAGGCGAGTGTGTAA
- the aroQ gene encoding type II 3-dehydroquinate dehydratase: MLNIVVINGPNLNRLGKRQPDVYGSTTLQDIEADVANLASELGVHVEFFQSNYEGALLERIHQAADDGAGVVINPGAFTHTSVALRDALAEIADGLGFVEVHISNVHAREPFRHHSYLSDIARGVIAGLGTYGYSAAVRYFAEMEG; encoded by the coding sequence ATGCTTAATATCGTCGTCATTAATGGGCCCAACCTCAACCGGCTTGGCAAACGTCAGCCCGACGTCTATGGTTCCACCACGCTTCAAGACATCGAGGCGGATGTGGCAAATCTTGCCTCCGAACTGGGCGTGCACGTGGAGTTTTTTCAATCCAATTACGAGGGCGCGCTGCTGGAGCGCATTCACCAGGCCGCCGATGACGGGGCAGGGGTGGTTATCAACCCGGGTGCGTTCACGCACACATCAGTGGCGTTGAGGGACGCTTTGGCGGAAATTGCGGACGGCCTGGGCTTTGTGGAGGTTCACATTTCTAATGTGCACGCCCGTGAGCCTTTCCGGCACCACAGTTATCTATCGGATATTGCCCGCGGTGTGATCGCGGGATTGGGCACATACGGTTATAGTGCGGCTGTGCGGTATTTCGCAGAAATGGAGGGCTAA
- a CDS encoding shikimate kinase, translating into MAPRIVLVGLPGSGKSTIGRRLSHALNLPLNDSDQLIEQVYDGRSCGEIFSTLGEKDFRTVEADVIAEALKKNGILSLGGGAVVTKSTRELLKDHSVVFLDISVDEGVRRTSRTKTRPLLDVPNPREKYQHLYDTRRSLYQEVATYTVRCDAKDPRRVVTDILNQIEE; encoded by the coding sequence ATGGCGCCCCGCATTGTTCTGGTCGGGCTTCCCGGCAGCGGCAAGTCCACCATCGGACGGCGTTTGTCTCATGCCCTGAACCTCCCGCTAAACGATAGCGATCAGTTGATCGAACAGGTCTATGACGGCCGATCCTGCGGCGAGATCTTCTCCACTCTGGGGGAGAAGGACTTCCGTACCGTGGAGGCGGACGTGATCGCCGAGGCATTAAAGAAAAACGGAATCCTGTCCTTGGGCGGGGGAGCGGTCGTCACCAAGTCCACCCGTGAGCTGCTGAAGGACCATTCCGTGGTGTTCTTGGACATCTCCGTTGACGAAGGCGTGCGACGCACCTCGCGCACGAAAACCCGCCCGCTGCTGGACGTGCCAAACCCTCGGGAAAAATACCAACATCTCTACGACACCCGGCGCAGCCTCTACCAGGAAGTTGCCACCTATACCGTGCGGTGTGATGCGAAGGATCCCCGCCGCGTTGTCACCGACATACTGAATCAAATCGAAGAATAG